One Fuerstiella marisgermanici DNA window includes the following coding sequences:
- a CDS encoding WbqC family protein, translated as MQPYLFPYIGYFQLIAAVDRLLILDDVSFIKKGWINRNRILMNGEPHLFQVPLVDASQNRRICDTKIVDGPWREKLLKSIRHTYGKAPCFDQWFPQVEAVVRADVTTIAELATLSLRHVCQYLGIPTPMTSTTDRYSDPELSGADRILDICRCEKADGYLNLPGGRELYEPSKFAAHNIQLSFLKPPDVSYRQFGNSFVPHLSIIDVLMFNRPEQARRLVQSAVVETAEAHVTPNSGEGSL; from the coding sequence ATGCAGCCGTACCTGTTCCCCTATATTGGCTATTTTCAGCTAATTGCCGCCGTTGACCGGCTTCTGATTCTGGATGACGTCTCGTTTATCAAAAAAGGCTGGATTAACCGCAATCGCATTCTCATGAACGGCGAACCCCACTTGTTTCAGGTGCCACTGGTCGACGCCAGCCAAAATCGGAGAATCTGTGACACAAAAATCGTTGACGGGCCGTGGCGGGAAAAACTGCTCAAATCGATCCGGCACACCTACGGCAAGGCCCCCTGCTTCGATCAATGGTTTCCTCAGGTTGAAGCCGTCGTGCGAGCGGACGTGACCACGATCGCCGAATTGGCGACGTTGTCGTTGCGGCACGTCTGTCAGTACCTCGGAATCCCAACGCCGATGACCAGCACGACTGACCGCTATAGCGACCCGGAACTCAGCGGAGCGGATCGGATTCTGGACATCTGCCGTTGTGAAAAAGCCGATGGATACCTAAACCTGCCCGGCGGACGAGAACTGTACGAGCCGTCAAAGTTCGCGGCTCACAATATCCAACTGTCATTTCTGAAGCCGCCGGACGTGAGCTACCGTCAGTTTGGCAATAGTTTCGTGCCGCACCTTTCGATCATCGACGTGCTCATGTTCAATCGCCCCGAACAGGCTCGCCGCCTGGTTCAAAGCGCCGTGGTCGAGACGGCCGAAGCGCACGTCACGCCCAACAGCGGTGAAGGCAGCTTGTGA
- a CDS encoding FkbM family methyltransferase: protein MGTLRHICRNLLHRTVLSLGFQLSRARPFERAIRRFELTHDDFYFVQVGAYNGVTSDPFVPFLIEGVWTSVLIEPQQRYFDVLQNIYGDRNQIACRNVAIGPSDGTATMYSVREDAAGLPHWASQLASFQYDVIASHADRIPNIEDLIEARDVPCVTLATVVQEAKFPRVDLLAIDVEGYDFEVLKQLDELPTLPSFIYYEHGHLSEADYQASLRLLSERGYRTHSVNEGDTFAEVAG, encoded by the coding sequence TTGGGCACGCTGCGTCACATTTGCCGAAACCTGTTGCACCGAACGGTCCTCTCGCTTGGCTTCCAGTTGTCCCGCGCCCGCCCGTTTGAGCGAGCGATTCGAAGGTTCGAATTAACGCATGATGACTTCTACTTTGTCCAGGTCGGTGCCTACAACGGAGTAACGTCGGATCCATTCGTGCCGTTCCTGATCGAAGGCGTGTGGACGTCCGTACTGATCGAACCACAGCAGCGCTACTTCGATGTTCTGCAGAACATCTACGGCGACCGAAACCAGATCGCATGTCGTAACGTGGCGATAGGCCCGAGCGATGGCACTGCGACGATGTACAGTGTGCGAGAAGATGCCGCGGGCCTGCCGCACTGGGCCTCGCAACTGGCTTCGTTTCAGTACGACGTAATCGCCAGTCATGCGGACCGAATCCCAAACATCGAAGACCTGATCGAAGCACGTGACGTGCCCTGCGTAACTTTGGCGACGGTCGTTCAGGAAGCGAAATTTCCTCGCGTGGATTTGCTGGCTATCGACGTAGAAGGTTATGACTTCGAAGTGCTGAAACAACTTGACGAACTGCCAACTCTGCCGAGCTTCATCTACTACGAACACGGTCACCTTTCTGAGGCCGATTACCAGGCGAGTCTGCGTTTGTTGTCCGAGCGAGGTTATCGAACTCATTCGGTCAATGAAGGCGATACTTTTGCGGAAGTGGCGGGCTAA